Proteins encoded together in one Microbacterium sp. ABRD28 window:
- a CDS encoding fructosamine kinase family protein, whose protein sequence is MIPPDGRSIFRKDRHGAPDGFFAAEAAGLAWLAEAGGVRTARVVKVEAQAIELERLETMAPDRATARAFGAALAVTHDAGAPAFGSPPPGITALFIGSRPQPAAAEESWGAFYARDRVLPFLPPALTAGWLTEDEADVVRAACAAIAAGTFDDDDPPARLHGDLWQGNVLWTPDGVVLIDPAAHGGHRETDLAMLDLFGCPFLDEIIAGYEERHRLAPAWRDRLPLHQLHPLAVHAAGHGRHYGRALADAARQTLALA, encoded by the coding sequence GGACGGCCGGTCGATCTTCCGCAAGGACCGCCACGGTGCTCCGGACGGTTTCTTCGCCGCCGAGGCGGCGGGTCTGGCGTGGCTCGCCGAGGCGGGCGGCGTGCGCACCGCGCGGGTCGTGAAGGTGGAGGCGCAGGCCATCGAACTCGAACGTCTCGAGACCATGGCTCCCGATCGCGCCACGGCGAGAGCTTTCGGCGCGGCACTCGCGGTCACCCACGACGCCGGGGCGCCCGCCTTCGGGTCCCCACCCCCGGGGATCACCGCCCTCTTCATCGGCTCACGGCCGCAGCCCGCGGCCGCCGAGGAATCGTGGGGCGCCTTCTACGCGCGCGACCGCGTTCTCCCCTTCCTGCCGCCGGCGCTGACCGCGGGCTGGCTCACCGAGGACGAGGCCGACGTCGTCCGAGCGGCGTGCGCGGCGATCGCCGCGGGAACGTTCGACGACGACGACCCACCGGCGCGGCTGCACGGCGACCTGTGGCAGGGCAACGTGCTGTGGACTCCGGACGGTGTCGTCCTCATCGACCCGGCAGCCCACGGCGGACACCGTGAGACCGACCTGGCGATGCTCGATCTCTTCGGCTGCCCGTTCCTCGACGAGATCATCGCCGGCTACGAAGAGCGTCACCGCCTCGCCCCCGCGTGGCGCGACCGCCTCCCGCTCCACCAGCTCCATCCGCTGGCAGTGCATGCCGCGGGGCATGGTCGCCACTACGGCAGGGCGCTGGCGGATGCCGCGCGGCAGACGCTCGCGCTGGCGTGA
- a CDS encoding VTT domain-containing protein, producing MIDDLLAGISENPWSLVAMAALVLGDAFLVVIPGEVAVTALGALAVVHGDPPLLAVIAVAAVAALAGDALCYLLGRTIGLERWRWMRSRRVRGALHAVGERLRRRTAVVLFTARFVPFARLAVNLTAGASRVPAPRYLVVAGLAALGWAVYQSLVGAIVAAVVPGGPVVAVVVSVVVALLLGLAIDRLFARRTLPTDR from the coding sequence GTGATCGACGATCTGCTGGCCGGCATCTCGGAGAACCCGTGGTCGCTCGTGGCGATGGCGGCGCTCGTCCTCGGCGACGCCTTCCTCGTGGTCATCCCCGGAGAGGTCGCCGTCACCGCACTCGGAGCCTTGGCGGTGGTCCACGGCGATCCGCCGCTTCTCGCGGTCATCGCGGTGGCGGCGGTCGCCGCGCTCGCCGGCGATGCCCTCTGCTACCTCCTCGGGCGCACGATCGGCCTCGAGCGATGGCGGTGGATGCGCAGTCGGCGCGTCCGCGGGGCGCTGCATGCGGTCGGCGAGCGCCTCCGTCGACGCACGGCGGTGGTGCTCTTCACCGCCCGCTTCGTGCCGTTCGCCCGCCTCGCGGTGAATCTGACCGCCGGAGCCTCCCGTGTGCCGGCGCCCCGGTATCTCGTGGTGGCGGGCCTGGCCGCCCTCGGCTGGGCCGTCTACCAGTCCCTCGTCGGCGCCATCGTGGCAGCGGTCGTCCCCGGCGGGCCGGTGGTGGCGGTGGTGGTGTCGGTGGTGGTCGCGCTCCTTCTGGGCCTTGCCATCGACCGGCTCTTCGCGCGTCGGACCCTGCCGACAGATCGATGA
- a CDS encoding glycosyltransferase — protein sequence MRVAVIAESFLPHMNGVTGSVLQILRHLSGAGHEILVIAPRAAGSPDDGVVAGLQGADARLLRSVPLPSYPEVRVVFARAARLAGILRAFRPDVVHLASPFVLGWQGVVAADALRVPTVAVYQTDVVAYAEKYGMPRATALVRSHVARLHRRATLTLAPSTASMAQLGDLGVDRVRRWGRGVDTDLFHPAQRNDHWRAQTAPGRRIVGYVGRLAPEKQVVDLRALRDLPDTTLVIVGDGPSRPALEGMLPDAVFTGHLRGAALARALASFDVFVHPGESETFGQTIQEALASGVPVVATGTGGPVDLVRSSVDGWLYRPGDLDDLRARVADLLGDKAKRSAFAAAAADAVRARSWAAVCDLLLEHYEEARRLRPIDDAQFVRGFGRLAAAPAPVIAAPRWCRFVALGDSLTEGLCDSSRMPSGEFRGWADRLAELLARSRGAEESTPLQYANLAVRSRRVRDVTAEQVPRALAMKPDLVSILIGANDLVGSRADPAALAEDVAAAVRRLREEGIDVLLVTPFLPRRPGARLFSRRFARYADQLRRVASETGAMLLDLDAYPAIGDVGFWADDRVHLRSRGHRFLAYRAAEALGVPDAEALGRLDEAFHADDDLPAVGSWLRRDALPWIWRRLRGKTAGDGLSAKHTDYVQVGGGGTADARLIGRL from the coding sequence GTGAGAGTCGCGGTCATCGCCGAGTCCTTCCTTCCCCACATGAACGGGGTCACGGGTTCCGTCCTGCAGATCCTCCGCCACCTGTCGGGCGCAGGGCACGAGATCCTCGTCATCGCCCCGCGGGCCGCAGGCTCGCCCGATGACGGGGTGGTCGCGGGTCTGCAGGGGGCCGACGCACGGCTGCTGCGCTCGGTGCCGCTGCCGTCCTACCCCGAGGTGCGGGTCGTCTTCGCGCGAGCCGCCCGCCTCGCCGGCATCCTTCGGGCGTTCCGCCCCGATGTGGTGCACCTCGCCTCGCCTTTCGTGCTCGGGTGGCAGGGTGTGGTCGCCGCCGACGCCCTGCGGGTTCCGACCGTGGCGGTCTATCAGACCGATGTGGTCGCCTACGCCGAGAAGTACGGGATGCCGCGGGCCACGGCCCTGGTGCGTTCGCACGTCGCCCGGCTGCACCGTCGCGCGACGTTGACCCTCGCACCCTCGACGGCGTCGATGGCCCAGCTCGGCGACCTCGGGGTGGATCGCGTGCGTCGGTGGGGGAGGGGCGTCGACACCGATCTGTTCCACCCGGCGCAGCGGAACGACCACTGGCGTGCCCAGACCGCGCCGGGTCGACGCATCGTCGGCTACGTCGGCCGGCTCGCGCCCGAGAAGCAGGTGGTCGATCTCCGCGCACTTCGCGACCTGCCGGACACCACCCTCGTGATCGTCGGCGACGGTCCCTCTCGGCCCGCGCTGGAGGGGATGCTGCCCGACGCCGTCTTCACGGGGCACCTCCGGGGCGCCGCCCTTGCCAGGGCGCTGGCGAGTTTCGACGTGTTCGTCCATCCCGGCGAGAGCGAGACCTTCGGCCAGACGATCCAGGAGGCCCTCGCCAGCGGCGTGCCCGTCGTCGCCACCGGCACCGGGGGGCCGGTCGACCTCGTGCGCTCGAGCGTGGACGGCTGGCTGTACCGGCCTGGTGACCTCGACGACCTCCGCGCGCGTGTGGCCGACCTCCTCGGCGATAAGGCCAAGCGGTCGGCCTTCGCCGCAGCCGCGGCCGACGCGGTGCGCGCGCGCAGCTGGGCTGCCGTGTGCGACCTGCTTCTGGAGCACTACGAGGAGGCCCGCAGGCTCCGCCCGATCGATGATGCGCAGTTCGTCCGGGGGTTCGGTCGTCTCGCCGCCGCTCCGGCGCCGGTGATCGCGGCGCCCCGCTGGTGTCGTTTCGTCGCCCTGGGAGATTCGTTGACCGAGGGTCTCTGCGACTCCTCGCGCATGCCCTCGGGAGAGTTCCGAGGATGGGCTGACCGCCTCGCCGAGCTTCTGGCCCGCTCCCGGGGAGCGGAGGAGTCCACGCCGCTGCAGTATGCCAACCTGGCCGTCCGCAGCCGCCGGGTCCGCGACGTCACCGCGGAGCAGGTGCCGCGCGCGCTGGCGATGAAGCCCGACCTGGTGTCGATCCTCATCGGCGCGAACGACCTGGTGGGCTCCCGCGCCGATCCGGCGGCTCTCGCCGAGGATGTCGCCGCTGCGGTGCGCCGCCTGCGTGAGGAGGGCATCGACGTCCTCCTGGTGACCCCCTTCCTCCCGCGGCGCCCGGGTGCGCGGTTGTTCTCCCGCCGTTTCGCCCGCTACGCCGACCAGCTGCGACGTGTGGCGTCGGAGACCGGGGCGATGCTCCTCGACCTCGACGCCTATCCCGCGATCGGCGACGTCGGTTTCTGGGCCGATGACAGGGTGCACCTGCGTTCCCGCGGACATCGCTTCCTCGCCTACCGGGCCGCCGAGGCGCTGGGGGTCCCGGACGCCGAGGCCCTGGGGCGGCTCGACGAGGCGTTCCACGCCGACGACGACCTGCCCGCCGTCGGCAGTTGGCTCCGCCGCGATGCGCTGCCGTGGATCTGGCGGAGACTGCGCGGGAAGACCGCCGGCGACGGACTCAGCGCCAAGCACACCGACTATGTGCAGGTGGGAGGTGGGGGGACCGCCGACGCGCGCCTGATCGGACGGTTGTGA
- a CDS encoding response regulator, protein MIGVLLVDDDPLTIDVHRRHLERIDGFEVVGECHDARSAVSAILDAAPGVIDLVLLDVTMPDGTGVDVLRHVRARGVAVDVIAVTGVRDADIVRQMVALGVAQYLVKPFTFAMLSERLRQYLDFRRRASDAAGSATQEEIDALLGALRPPAMTALPKGLSAESLERVARAVRHDGPLSAVEAAEQTGLSRVSARRYLEHLAEVGRVERLPRYHGRGRPESEYRWRS, encoded by the coding sequence ATGATCGGTGTACTGCTGGTGGACGACGACCCGCTGACCATCGACGTGCATCGGCGTCACCTGGAGCGCATCGACGGGTTCGAGGTCGTCGGCGAGTGCCATGACGCGAGGTCGGCGGTGTCCGCGATCCTCGACGCGGCTCCCGGCGTCATCGACCTCGTGCTCCTGGATGTCACGATGCCCGACGGCACGGGGGTCGACGTGCTGCGGCACGTGCGCGCCCGCGGCGTCGCGGTCGATGTGATCGCCGTCACCGGCGTCCGCGACGCCGACATCGTGCGGCAGATGGTCGCTCTCGGGGTGGCCCAGTACCTGGTGAAGCCGTTCACCTTCGCCATGCTCTCCGAGCGCCTCCGGCAGTACCTCGACTTCCGGCGGAGGGCATCGGATGCTGCGGGATCGGCCACTCAGGAGGAGATCGACGCGCTCCTGGGGGCCCTCCGCCCCCCGGCGATGACAGCCCTGCCCAAGGGCCTGTCGGCGGAGAGCCTCGAACGGGTCGCGCGGGCCGTGCGCCACGACGGCCCGCTCTCGGCGGTGGAAGCCGCGGAGCAGACGGGTTTGTCGCGGGTGTCGGCTCGTCGGTACCTGGAGCACCTCGCGGAGGTCGGACGGGTCGAGCGGCTCCCCCGCTATCACGGGCGCGGGCGGCCCGAGTCGGAGTACCGCTGGCGCAGCTGA
- a CDS encoding ATP-binding protein, which translates to MARRPAPASAASRVFAAVAASVVAIALILVGVLVVDAQGSERSEAEEVTRTVAATLAALPEVEAAIGDAAASSALQPVAERVTRESGLDFVVIMTPDGTRVTHPDPAEIGRAYLGTIPSEPATLTEEFVGTLGPSVRTIAPILSDGRLVGWVAVGLTLGSISAEILSRLPFVAGIGLLLLAAGLVGAVIARRQLRRVAGDLPAGTIRDAVASYESVRTLGEALRAQTHEHGNRMHTAVSLLELGRTEEAVEILTETSRQSQSLVDQVTARRDGDPTVGALLLGKAAQARERNVAWDARIAPDAPRSTLTPIDAVSVVGNLIDNAVDAAATGPSPRWVRVEFDPAPGGSLRIRVADSGAGIDPADRERIFAHGFSTKPAGAEGRGVGLALVRAIVDGAGGSIRITDDPTIFDVVLPARPR; encoded by the coding sequence ATGGCACGGCGGCCAGCCCCGGCGAGCGCGGCGTCACGCGTGTTCGCGGCGGTCGCGGCATCGGTCGTGGCGATCGCGCTCATCCTCGTCGGAGTCCTGGTCGTGGACGCGCAGGGATCGGAGCGCTCGGAGGCCGAGGAGGTCACCCGCACGGTGGCCGCAACCCTCGCCGCGCTCCCCGAGGTCGAGGCCGCCATCGGCGACGCCGCTGCGAGCTCCGCCCTGCAACCGGTGGCCGAGCGGGTCACCCGTGAGTCCGGTCTCGACTTCGTCGTGATCATGACGCCCGACGGCACTCGGGTCACCCACCCCGATCCGGCCGAGATCGGCCGCGCCTACCTCGGCACCATCCCGTCGGAGCCTGCGACGCTGACCGAGGAGTTCGTCGGCACGCTCGGACCGTCGGTGCGCACGATCGCCCCGATCCTCTCCGACGGACGCCTGGTGGGCTGGGTCGCGGTCGGCCTGACCCTCGGGAGCATCTCCGCAGAGATCCTCTCCCGCCTGCCGTTCGTGGCCGGCATCGGCCTGCTGCTGCTGGCTGCCGGGCTCGTCGGCGCTGTCATCGCCCGCCGTCAGCTGCGGCGGGTCGCGGGCGACCTTCCGGCGGGAACGATCCGCGACGCTGTGGCGTCGTACGAATCAGTACGCACCCTCGGCGAGGCGCTGCGCGCCCAGACGCACGAGCACGGCAACCGCATGCACACCGCGGTGTCACTGCTCGAGCTCGGCCGCACCGAGGAGGCGGTGGAGATCCTCACCGAGACCTCGCGGCAGAGCCAGTCGCTCGTCGACCAGGTCACCGCGCGCCGCGACGGCGACCCCACCGTCGGTGCGCTGCTGCTGGGCAAAGCTGCCCAGGCGCGTGAGCGCAACGTCGCATGGGATGCCCGGATCGCGCCGGACGCCCCGCGCAGCACGCTGACCCCGATCGACGCGGTGTCGGTGGTCGGCAATCTCATCGACAACGCCGTCGACGCCGCCGCCACCGGGCCCTCGCCCCGCTGGGTGCGGGTGGAGTTCGACCCCGCGCCAGGCGGGTCGCTCCGCATCCGGGTCGCCGACAGCGGTGCCGGCATCGATCCGGCCGACCGCGAGCGCATCTTCGCTCACGGCTTCTCCACCAAACCCGCCGGCGCCGAGGGCCGAGGCGTGGGCCTCGCCCTGGTGCGCGCCATCGTGGACGGCGCGGGCGGCAGCATCCGGATCACCGACGACCCGACGATTTTCGACGTCGTCCTCCCGGCGAGGCCTCGATGA